The region TCAAGTCTTTTTGCCAGCCCAATTATACTGTAGTTCTCTATCTCAAGATAATCCAAAACCTCAACGGCACTTGATAACTGTCCTTTCCCTCCATCAACCATGATCAAATCAGGCAGCGGCTGATTTTCTTTAATCAGTCTTGAATATCTTCTTTCAATAACTTCTCGCATACTTGAAAAATCGTCAGGACCGGCAACAGTCTTGATAATAAATTTTCTATACTGACTTTTTTTAGGCTTTCCATCTTCAAAAACAACCATGCTGGCAACAGTATCGGATCCCTGCAGATTAGAAATATCAAAACATTCAATTTTTTTTGGAAGGATTTTTAATCTTAAATCTCTTTGTAATGCTGAAACTGAATAAGAAATATTGCCAAGATTCTTCATCTTTTGAAGCTGAATCTCTTTTAACTGAAGTATTGCATTTTCTTTACACATTTTAATCAGCGATTTAAGATCCCCGCGTTGTGGTACCGTAATCTTTACTTTTTTATCCGTTTTTGATTTTAACCACTCGATAAGTATTTCTTCATCACTTGGTTTTACTTCAAGCACTATCTCTTTTGGAATTTCTGCTGACTCACTGTAAAAATATTTAATTGCAGATGAGTAAATTTCTTCAATCTCTTCGCCATCTTCGATTGAAAGCTTCAGTTGTTTTTTCCCTATTAATTTTCCATCACGGATATTAAAAACCGCACAGGATGAATCTTTCCCTTCAAAAGCAATTGCAAAAACATCTCTGTCTTCATAATCATCACTTACAACTTTTTGTTTAGCAGAAAGTATTTCGAGCTGATTTATCTTATCTCTAACTTCTGCAGCTTTTTCAAACTCAAGCCTTGAAACATACTCCTCCATTTTTTGTTTTAGTTCTTTTATTAACTCATTTGTTTTACCCTTTAATAGTTTAACAACTTCGTTAACCATATCGTTATAATCTTTTGGTGGGATCAAACCTTCGCAGGGTCCATCACACTTATTAATATGATAATCCAGACATACTCTGAATTTCTTTGCGGCAATATTTTCTTCTGTAAGATCAAGTTTACAGCTTCTTACTTTAAATATTTGGTTTATGATCTTTAACGAAGTCCGCATACTCTTTACATCAGTGTATGGTCCAAAATATTTTGAGCCGTCATTTACGACATTTCGTGTAGAATAAATTCTTGGGAATAGTTCGTTGGTAATTTTTATAAACGGAAATGATTTATCGTCTTTAAGATTAACATTATATTTGGGTTTAAATTGTTTGATCAGGTTATTTTCAAGTATCAATGCTTCAAGTTCAGAATCAGTAACAACTAATTGAAGATCATCAATCTTACTAACAAGCGCTATGGTTTTTGCAGAGCCAGGATTTTCCTGGAAATAACTGCGAACCCTGTTTTTTAAATTCTTTGCCTTACCAACATAAATTACCTTGCCGTTCTTATTTAAGAACTGATAAACACCCGGGGATGAGGGCAGATTTTTTAGGTTGGTTTGTAATTTCTGATTCACAATAAAAAGCAATTATTAAAAATGTTAACTCTAAATAATTCAAAGCAAAGTTAAAACAAATTGATTTTAATAAAAATGACTTTGTAACATCTTGTGATTAAATACAGATTTATAAATAGAAAGAAGAAAGCTAAAAGGCATATTCTGAATCCTATTCCTCAATTGGATGAGCAACAATGAATAAATAATATGAATTATTTTTTAATAATTATTTACCGTCAGACACAACTAAATTTTTAGCAATTACAACAATACCGGTTTCGGTAACTGTAAATCTCTTTTTATCTTTTTCAGGATCAAATCCGATTTCGCAGCCTTCCGGAATAACAACGTTTTTATCGATTATTGCTCTTCTGATTCTTGCATGTCTTCCGATTACAACATTATTCATGATTATTGAATCAGTGATGTAGGAATAACTGTTAACCTTAACATTTGGACCAAGCAGTGATCTTTCGACCAAACCACCGGAAACAATTGTTCCATCACAAACAAGTGAATTTAAAGTTCTACCGACACGCTCACCTTCGTGCGAGACTGTTTTAGCAGGCGGAAACTGAACTTGATAAGTTCTTAATGGCCAATCAGGATCATACAGATTAAACTCAGGTATAACGCTTATCAAATCCATATTTGCTGCATAATAACTGTCAAGCGTTCCGATATCTTTCCAATAAGGCTGACTTTTTTTGTTTTCATCTAAAAACTTATATGCAACTACTTTTAGTCCTGCCTGTATCATATATGGAATAACTTGCTGACCAAAATCATGGTTCTTAATCTTCTTTGATTCCATTTCAAGCAAAACTTCTCTAAGAATATTTGCATTGAAAACATAGATACCCATGTTTACGAAAGAATAATCAGGTTTATCTGGAATGACAGGCGGTTTAGCTGGTTTTTCAATAAAGGAATTTACAATATAATTTTCATCAACTCCTACAATACCAAATCGGGTTGCTTCATATTTAGGAATTTCTAAAGAAGCAATCGACATATCTGCAGCTTTTTCGATATGATTATCCAAAAATTTCAGATAGTCCATTTTATAAATATGATCGCCGCCAAGTATTAAAACCCATTTTGCTTTTTTATCGGAAAACAAATTTAAGTTTTGATGAATTGCGTTCGCAGTTCCAAGATACCATTCGTTGTTTAATTTTCTTTGAGGCGGAACTGAATAAATAAACTCTCCAAGCTCCGGATTAAAAATACTCCAGGCTTCGTAAAGGTGCATATTAAGAGAATCAGATTTATACTGCGTTAATACATAGACTCTTCTAAAGCCTGAGTTTAAGCAGTTAGATAATGCAAAATCTATAATTCGATATTTTCCGCCAAATGGAACGGCTGGTTTACTTCTTACAGCAGTTAAGGGATGTAATCTTTCACCTTGCCCGCCGGCAAGAATAACTGTAATTGTATCTCTTAAAATTGATGAACCTTGAGATGGCATATTAAATCCTTAAATCTTTGTTGAAATATATTGAAATATCGATTGTTTGACAATCAGAGTAATAGTTAAATTAACATAAGTATTTTAAAAATTAAGTAATGATCTTTTAATGGTATCTTACAGAAAACTTTCTCTTTCCTTTATTATTATTATACTTTCGGCATCATCTGTTCTCCCTCAAGTATTTCTGAAGAATAAAGAATTTAACGATAAAAAGTACTTTGTAAGCCAACAACAAAAAGCTCTTGATATTTTATTTTATGATCTTTCAATTGATCTGGATGTTGATAAAAAAATTGTAAAAGGTATTGCAGTCTTAACTGCCGTAAAGGATCAATCCAATTATACTGGTCTTGAATCTGAAATTGAACTAAATTTATATGATAATATGGTGATTACCAATGTTGAGATTAATAGTAAACCTGCAGAATATTATCGCAAAAAAAACAGAATATTTATTAAAGAAACAGAAGCCAATTTTGATACTTTTAAAATCGAAATAGAATATTCCGGAACACCGCAAAGAGGGGGTTTTGATGGATTTGTTTTTGGATCAATAAAAGGTAACTCATTAGTATATAATATAAGTGAACCGGATTTAGCATCAACCTTTTTCCCGTGTGATGAAGATCCGTCTGACAAAGCTTTACTTGACATTAAAATTACCAACGACTCGCAGTTTGTTTCTGTATCAAACGGAAATTTAATTGAAATTAAAAATAAGGGAGCTAAAAAAACTTATCATTACAAAACAGTCTATCCAATATCTCCATATTTGATTGCTGTTTATTCAGCTAAATACCAAACTTTTTCAGATACATATATCAGTCTTGATGAACAAGATACGATGCAGATATATTATTATGTTTTACCAGAGCATTTTGATAATGCAAAAATTGATTTTGCAGGACATTTAGATTACATGAAAACTTTATCTGAGCTTTTCGGAGAGTATCCGTTTATTAAAGAAAAATATGGTGTTGCAGAATTTTTATGGAATTATGGCGCAATGGAAAATCAAACTATTACCGGAATTGGTTATAACTTCGTTAATGGTAATAATTTTTTTGAAGATACTTATGTCCATGAACTTGCTCATCATTGGTGGGGCAATTCGGTTGGACCAAAAACATGGAACGATATCTGGCTTAATGAAGGTTTTGCATCTTATGCAGAAGCTTTATACGCAGAGGCGAAGAATGGTAAAGAGGCATTGAAATCCAAGATGCTTAGTAAGTTTAGCAGTCATTTCAGAGGGACTTTGTATGCCCCAAAAAATTTGTTCGGTGAAGCAGTCTATGATAAAGGAGCCTGGGTTTTACATATGCTGCGTGATGAAATTGGAGACACAAATTTTTTTAACGTATTAAACAGCTATTATGAAATTTATAAATATTCAAATGCTTCGGTAGATGATTTTAAGACAGTTTGCGAAAACATTTCACGTATAGACCTTACTAAATTCTTTGATCAGTGGATTTATAATGGAACAGAAATTATTTATTGTACTTACAGTTTTGAAACAGAAAGCAACGATGGTCTGGAAGAAATAGAATTATATATAGATCAAAAAACAAGAGATTATCCGGAATTTCATTTTAATCTTGATGTAGAAATATTTTACAAAGATGGTACATCTGAAACAAAGAGTTTTTTTATAAACAAAACAAACAACAAATTTAACTTTAACACAGACAGAAAAATTGAAGCAATTTTACCTGATCCTGAGTCTAAACTGCTGGCAGAGTTTGAAAGTGAATATTAAACAAGAACAAAAGATTAGTTTTATTTATTTCTTGTATTCAGTAAATTTCCTGTAAACAAAAACGATTCTGTGTGAATAAAACTTATCTTTTCATCTCCGATATACATCTTGGTCTCCAATCAAAAGAGATCGAGAATAAAAAAGAAAGACAGCTTGTTAAGTTTCTTGAATTTGCTAAAGATAATTGTGATGAACTGTTTATTGTAGGTGATCTTTTTGATTACTGGTTTGAGTATAAAAGGGTATATCAAAAAGGAAATTTCAGAACATTTACTGCTTTACAGGATTTAACTGAAAAGGGAATTAAAGTGCATTACTTTATCGGTAATCATGATTTTTTCCATAAAGATTTTTTTGAAAATGAAATTGGAGTTCAATTATATCCTGATGCGAAAGAATTCATTTTAAATGGTAAAAAATTTTTTATTGGTCACGGCGATGGACTTGTTAAAAATGATCTTGGTTATAATATTCTGAAAAAAATATTGCGCAACCGATTTATTCAGTGGTTGTATGGACTAATTCATCCTGATATTGGTGTTGCTGTGGCAAGCAGAACAAGTAAATCAAGCAGAGATTATACTACAAAAAAAGATTATGGTGAAGAAGATGGCTTGTTTGGAGCCGCTAAAAATTTTATTGATCATGGTAACGATTATGTTTTGTTCGGGCATTTGCATAAAAGATGCTTTTTAAATTATAAACAAGGTATTTACATTAACCTTGGATCATGGATTGAAAATCCTTGCTACGGAAAGTTTACTGATAAATTTGAAATAATAGACTGGAAATAAAGAGTTTTGTATGGCTAAATCTTATAAGAAAAAAAATAACAACAATAAAAAGAAATGGATAATTTGGGGAAGTATTACATTCATTTTTCTTTTACTTGCTGTTTACACGATCAGCGGGCTTCCATCTCTTGATGAACTTGAGAATCCAAAACCTGTACTTGCAAGCAGGGTATTTTCTTCAGACGGTGAATTGATTGGTCAGTTTTTTATAGAAAACCGTATAGAAACTCAGATTGACAGCCTGCCGCCTTATGTTTTAAAAGCACTGATTGCAACTGAAGACAGAAACTTCTATGACCATTGGGGTGTTGATCTTACAAGATTTGTTAAAGCAATGATTAAAAATCTTTTTTCACTTTCTTTGCGCGAAGGTGCAAGCACTATAACACAACAACTTGCAAAAAATCTTTACTCACTTAAGGAAGGAAGAGAAAATTTTCTTGATAAAGGTGTAAGAAAAATCAGAGAATGGATTTCTGCTGTTCAGATTGAAAAGACATTTACTAAAAAAGAAATTGCAGAGCTTTATCTTAATGTTTCTTACTTTGGCAGAAGTGCTTATGGTATTGAATCCGCTTCTAAAGTATATTTTAATAAAAGAGCAAAAGATTTAACCCTGCCCGAAGCAGCTTTATTTGTTGCCTTGTTAAAGTCTTCCGTTATTTACGATCCTGTTACCCGTTACGAAAGTGCATTGCAGAGAAGAAATGTTGTAATGTATAATATG is a window of Ignavibacterium sp. DNA encoding:
- the uvrC gene encoding excinuclease ABC subunit UvrC, with amino-acid sequence MNQKLQTNLKNLPSSPGVYQFLNKNGKVIYVGKAKNLKNRVRSYFQENPGSAKTIALVSKIDDLQLVVTDSELEALILENNLIKQFKPKYNVNLKDDKSFPFIKITNELFPRIYSTRNVVNDGSKYFGPYTDVKSMRTSLKIINQIFKVRSCKLDLTEENIAAKKFRVCLDYHINKCDGPCEGLIPPKDYNDMVNEVVKLLKGKTNELIKELKQKMEEYVSRLEFEKAAEVRDKINQLEILSAKQKVVSDDYEDRDVFAIAFEGKDSSCAVFNIRDGKLIGKKQLKLSIEDGEEIEEIYSSAIKYFYSESAEIPKEIVLEVKPSDEEILIEWLKSKTDKKVKITVPQRGDLKSLIKMCKENAILQLKEIQLQKMKNLGNISYSVSALQRDLRLKILPKKIECFDISNLQGSDTVASMVVFEDGKPKKSQYRKFIIKTVAGPDDFSSMREVIERRYSRLIKENQPLPDLIMVDGGKGQLSSAVEVLDYLEIENYSIIGLAKRLEEVYLPGKSDPELIPKTSSGLKLLQQIRDEAHRFAITFHRERRSKRIIKSELTDIKGIGTETAKLLLEKFGSLNGIRNSTIEEIENVIGKKKTQLLTEYFKTNIIAIH
- the glgC gene encoding glucose-1-phosphate adenylyltransferase, yielding MPSQGSSILRDTITVILAGGQGERLHPLTAVRSKPAVPFGGKYRIIDFALSNCLNSGFRRVYVLTQYKSDSLNMHLYEAWSIFNPELGEFIYSVPPQRKLNNEWYLGTANAIHQNLNLFSDKKAKWVLILGGDHIYKMDYLKFLDNHIEKAADMSIASLEIPKYEATRFGIVGVDENYIVNSFIEKPAKPPVIPDKPDYSFVNMGIYVFNANILREVLLEMESKKIKNHDFGQQVIPYMIQAGLKVVAYKFLDENKKSQPYWKDIGTLDSYYAANMDLISVIPEFNLYDPDWPLRTYQVQFPPAKTVSHEGERVGRTLNSLVCDGTIVSGGLVERSLLGPNVKVNSYSYITDSIIMNNVVIGRHARIRRAIIDKNVVIPEGCEIGFDPEKDKKRFTVTETGIVVIAKNLVVSDGK
- a CDS encoding M1 family metallopeptidase, translated to MVSYRKLSLSFIIIILSASSVLPQVFLKNKEFNDKKYFVSQQQKALDILFYDLSIDLDVDKKIVKGIAVLTAVKDQSNYTGLESEIELNLYDNMVITNVEINSKPAEYYRKKNRIFIKETEANFDTFKIEIEYSGTPQRGGFDGFVFGSIKGNSLVYNISEPDLASTFFPCDEDPSDKALLDIKITNDSQFVSVSNGNLIEIKNKGAKKTYHYKTVYPISPYLIAVYSAKYQTFSDTYISLDEQDTMQIYYYVLPEHFDNAKIDFAGHLDYMKTLSELFGEYPFIKEKYGVAEFLWNYGAMENQTITGIGYNFVNGNNFFEDTYVHELAHHWWGNSVGPKTWNDIWLNEGFASYAEALYAEAKNGKEALKSKMLSKFSSHFRGTLYAPKNLFGEAVYDKGAWVLHMLRDEIGDTNFFNVLNSYYEIYKYSNASVDDFKTVCENISRIDLTKFFDQWIYNGTEIIYCTYSFETESNDGLEEIELYIDQKTRDYPEFHFNLDVEIFYKDGTSETKSFFINKTNNKFNFNTDRKIEAILPDPESKLLAEFESEY
- a CDS encoding UDP-2,3-diacylglucosamine diphosphatase → MNKTYLFISDIHLGLQSKEIENKKERQLVKFLEFAKDNCDELFIVGDLFDYWFEYKRVYQKGNFRTFTALQDLTEKGIKVHYFIGNHDFFHKDFFENEIGVQLYPDAKEFILNGKKFFIGHGDGLVKNDLGYNILKKILRNRFIQWLYGLIHPDIGVAVASRTSKSSRDYTTKKDYGEEDGLFGAAKNFIDHGNDYVLFGHLHKRCFLNYKQGIYINLGSWIENPCYGKFTDKFEIIDWK